The Bryobacteraceae bacterium genome includes a window with the following:
- the trpS gene encoding tryptophan--tRNA ligase, translated as MKPRVLSGIQPTGNLHIGNYLGALKNWVRLQHDYECVFCIVDLHAITVYQDPAELRSKIEQTAALFLAAGIDPEISSIVIQSTVPAHAELCWLLTCVTPLGWLERMTQFKDKAAKQESVGDGLLQYPVLMAADILLYQANVVPVGEDQTQHLELTRDIAQRFNSLYGETFVMPETKLPSVGARIMGLDDPTKKMSKSESNAYHAVGLLDPPELIRKKIMRATTDSMPGVDFDNLGPGVANLLTIHQAFTGWTDDQMRAHFAGMRYGDLKKTVAEAVAAGLEPIQRRYREIMEEPGYLKRILHESAARVSPVANSTVRLVKERMGIYTD; from the coding sequence ATGAAACCCAGAGTTCTGTCCGGCATTCAGCCGACCGGAAATCTCCACATCGGCAACTACCTGGGGGCGCTCAAGAACTGGGTGCGCCTCCAGCATGATTACGAGTGCGTCTTCTGCATTGTCGACCTGCACGCCATCACGGTGTATCAGGACCCGGCGGAGCTGCGCTCGAAGATCGAACAGACCGCGGCGCTGTTCCTCGCCGCCGGTATCGATCCGGAGATCAGCTCGATCGTGATCCAGTCCACCGTGCCCGCGCACGCCGAGTTGTGCTGGCTGCTCACCTGCGTCACGCCCCTTGGGTGGCTGGAGCGGATGACGCAGTTCAAGGACAAGGCCGCCAAGCAGGAGTCCGTCGGCGACGGCCTGCTGCAATATCCGGTGCTGATGGCCGCCGACATTCTGCTCTATCAGGCCAACGTCGTGCCCGTGGGCGAGGATCAGACGCAGCACCTCGAGCTCACGCGCGACATCGCGCAGCGCTTCAATTCGCTGTACGGCGAGACGTTCGTCATGCCGGAGACGAAGCTGCCCTCGGTGGGCGCGCGCATCATGGGGCTCGACGATCCGACGAAGAAGATGAGCAAGTCCGAGTCGAACGCGTATCATGCCGTCGGACTGCTCGACCCGCCGGAGCTGATCCGGAAGAAGATCATGCGCGCCACGACGGACTCGATGCCCGGCGTGGACTTCGACAACCTCGGTCCCGGAGTCGCCAACCTGCTCACCATCCATCAGGCGTTCACCGGCTGGACGGACGATCAGATGCGCGCGCACTTCGCGGGCATGCGGTACGGCGATCTGAAAAAGACGGTGGCCGAGGCGGTGGCGGCGGGACTCGAGCCGATTCAGCGGCGTTACCGCGAAATCATGGAAGAGCCCGGATACCTCAAGCGCATTCTGCACGAGTCCGCCGCGCGCGTCTCGCCCGTCGCCAATTCGACGGTGCGCCTCGTGAAAGAGCGCATGGGCATCTACACGGACTAG
- a CDS encoding MFS transporter: protein MEAAGAPSFSFASYVRLLGENRDFRLLWSAQVVSELGDWLYAVAVYSLLLQLTGKAESVGIAVVLQLLPQVLVAPTAGVLNDRLNRRAIMIAADIARLFIVLGMMLVTSAEMVWLVWILLFLETVMWALFEPGRTALIPNIVTSKDKLLVANALSSSTWAINLALGSGIGGLVLWKFGRTSVFVINAVSFGISALLLAAMRVRETHAGNLPPFRLRDLFDFKPIWDGIQYVRGHAARLSTLLVKAGMGLTGAHWVLLPVFGERIFPIEGSGALSMSLLFSARGVGAFVGSFASGYWAKNDERKMRSGITFAFLITAAAYAALGFAPTLWLACVYVAIGHAGSSMAWVFSTTLLHKMTDDEFRGRVFSADFAGLFLTMSAVSFAAGELVDLGFPVRTLAVYSGLMGLIPAILWSLSLRRSGASA, encoded by the coding sequence ATGGAAGCCGCGGGCGCGCCCTCGTTTTCGTTCGCATCGTATGTGCGCCTGCTGGGCGAGAACCGCGACTTCCGCCTGCTGTGGTCCGCGCAGGTCGTCAGCGAGCTGGGCGACTGGCTCTACGCCGTCGCCGTCTACTCGCTGCTGCTGCAGCTGACGGGCAAAGCGGAAAGCGTGGGCATCGCCGTCGTGCTGCAGCTGCTCCCTCAGGTGCTGGTGGCGCCCACGGCGGGCGTGCTCAACGACCGCCTGAACCGCCGCGCCATCATGATTGCCGCCGACATCGCGCGGCTGTTCATCGTGCTGGGCATGATGCTGGTGACTTCGGCGGAGATGGTGTGGCTCGTCTGGATCCTGCTGTTTCTGGAGACCGTGATGTGGGCGCTGTTCGAGCCCGGACGGACGGCGCTGATCCCCAACATTGTCACGTCGAAGGACAAGCTGCTGGTGGCCAATGCGCTGTCTTCTTCTACATGGGCGATCAACCTCGCCCTGGGCAGCGGCATCGGCGGACTGGTGCTTTGGAAGTTCGGCCGCACGTCGGTGTTCGTCATCAACGCCGTCTCGTTCGGCATCTCTGCGCTGCTGCTGGCGGCGATGCGCGTGCGCGAGACGCACGCCGGCAACCTGCCGCCCTTCCGCCTGCGTGACCTGTTCGACTTCAAGCCCATCTGGGACGGCATCCAGTACGTGCGCGGCCACGCCGCGCGGCTGTCCACGCTGCTCGTGAAAGCCGGCATGGGCCTCACCGGCGCCCACTGGGTGCTGCTGCCCGTGTTCGGCGAGCGCATCTTTCCCATCGAGGGCAGCGGCGCGCTCAGTATGAGCCTGCTGTTCAGCGCCCGTGGCGTTGGTGCGTTTGTCGGCTCGTTCGCCTCGGGTTACTGGGCGAAGAACGACGAGCGGAAGATGCGCTCCGGCATCACGTTCGCTTTCCTGATCACCGCCGCCGCCTACGCCGCGCTGGGCTTCGCGCCCACGCTCTGGCTTGCCTGCGTGTACGTTGCCATCGGGCATGCCGGGTCGTCGATGGCCTGGGTTTTCTCCACCACGCTGTTGCACAAGATGACCGATGACGAGTTCCGCGGGCGCGTCTTTTCGGCCGATTTCGCCGGTCTCTTCCTCACCATGAGCGCCGTCAGCTTCGCCGCGGGCGAGCTGGTTGATCTGGGATTTCCCGTACGCACGCTGGCCGTGTACTCGGGTCTCATGGGCCTGATTCCCGCAATCCTCTGGAGCCTGTCGCTGCGCCGCAGCGGGGCGTCCGCCTAG